AACTTCATGCTCTGCAATCAATAATTTAATATTATCAATCACAAGCATATTACTATCACTTCTCAATTCTCTTTTTAAAAGTGCTTCAACTCTTTTTAATAAGATATTAAATGAAAATGGTTTTGAAATATAATCATCTACTCCTAAATCAAATCCTTTTATTTCATCATATTCTTCTGATAATGCTGTCAACATTAAAATTTTAACATTCTTATTTTTTGCTCTAATTAACTTAACCATCTGATGCCCATCCAAAATATCCATCATAACATCACTAATAATTAAGTCATACTCTTTCTTTAAAAAACAATCATAGCCCTCTTTACCATTATTAGCCTTATCAACATCATAACCTTGTTCTTTTAACAATTCATAAATTATATCTTGAATTGTTTTATCATCTTCTACAACTAAAATTTTCTTCACTGTTATCTACCCCTTAATTATATCCAATAATTCATTTTTTATTTTATTATTATCTTGTTTTCTAAATAATGCTTCAACTCTTTTAACTAGTAATCTTGATGAAAAAGGTTTAGCTATATAATCATCAATATTCAAATCAAAACCTTTTATCTCATCGTACTCTTCGTCTAAAGCAGATAGAATTATAATATTAACATATTTATTCTCTTGTCTAATTTTTTCAATTAACTCATAACCATCCATATGAGGCATCATTATATCACTAATAACTAAATCATACTTATTTTCCATAAAAAGAAGCATGGCTTCCAAACCATCAGATGCACTATCAACTAAATACGAAGCATCTTTTAAGGTTTCACATATAATATTATTAATTGCTTTATCATCTTCAACAACAAGAATTTTTTTCATACTACCACTCTCCTTGCTTAAAAGAGTACCATGTCAATATCTTTTCTAAGTGAGTTTTATGTGAGTTTATTGTGTTATGGACAAATTATTTCAAGATTATGCTTAATTACCTCTACCTCAATACTACCAACTGGACCTTTTTCGCCATCAATCGTCCATGAAATTTTATCATCAGTATTTATTGTAAGCTTTTTAAATTTTCTTAAAATATAATGATCATCATCTATATTATCACTCATACCCTTAATCAAGTATTTAATAGCCTTTTTAAACACCTTAGCATTTGCTTTAGTAACTAACAATAAATTAAAGTAACCATCATTCATACTATCATTTTTTAGAAAATGTCTAAATCCAGCAACACTTGTTGAGTTTATTATTAATGCATAACTAAAGTTACCATTTATTTTTTCACCATCAACATCAATATCTAATTCATATGACTTGCTTAATGCTGGAATTTCATCAATTAAATGTCTATAATATGCTAACTTACCATATTTATTTTTTTCCCAATGAGGAGTCGTATAACTAGCACGAGTAAAAGCGCCAAAAGCACAAATATAATTAAAATAATATTCATTTACCTTTCCACTATCAACCATCATTGTTGTATGTTTATTTAAAAGTTGTAACTGTTTTTTAAAGTTATGTGGTATTTTTAAACTTGTTCCAAAATCATTAACTGTTCCAGTTGGAAAATACATTATTTTTACTTTATGCTCTGTTTTTGATAAAGCATTAACAACTTCATTCATTGTTCCATCGCCACCTGCAACTACTATTAAATCAATTTGTTCAACATCCGCTAAAATGTTTGAAATATCATTAGGCTTTTTAGTAAATGAAATTTTAATTGAATAGTTTTTACGACTCAATGCTTGACATACATCAGCTAAATGATTATAAAAATGCGTCTTTTTATTTTTACTATTCACAACTATTAATGCATTTAACACTCAAATCACCTCTAAATTAATTGTACCATATTTTATTAATAAAAGGCATACACTGTCTTTTCTCAATATAAAAAACATGATTTCATTTAAGAAACCATGCTTAATATATTATTTAACTTTCTTCGCTTTTCCTTTTGCATTATATTTATATTTTACTTTTGAAACCTTTTTACCATTTTTATTATACTTTGTTACTACCTTATATGCTTTACCATTCTTATTTGATTTTAGTTGTCCAGCACTATTCCAAGTATATACTATTTTACTTTTAATATTTTTATTACCAAAAATATTAGAATTATTATAATATTTATTTTTAGTAAGTTTTTTTACTATTTTATTATCAACTATTTTATAGTAAGCATTATATGTTAACTTATTATTTGAATTTTTCTTTTTAATAACTCTATAAGTTAGTTTATTATCTTTATTATACTTAGCTTTGTAATAATAAGTTGTAACACTCCATGTAGTCCAATCCCAACTGCTTTTTGAGTTTTTTGTATTAGCAAAAGATTTGTTAATTCTTTTATATGTTAATTTTTTACTAAGTTTATCATGTATCTCTTTGTAATTTGTTTTTTTAACCTTATTTTTAAATCCTTTATATGCAGGATTAACATTTGAAGTAATTGTATTATTCTTTTTAAATAAATAATTATTATTTACATTGTAAGTATACTCATAATCATATGTTTTTTTATCTTTAATAACCATATTAGTATATACATATACAAATTTTTGATTGCTATTTATATCAATATATTCAATATTATCTTCACTTTTATTTCTTATTATATATGTTATTTTTTTAGCATTATATTTATTATCCAAATCTGCATTAACATTGATAATTTTATATTTAGATAAGTAACTAACTAGTTGAAATTCATCAATATTTTTAACACTAGATCTACCAACTTGTCCAAAATTATTATTTCCAGATACATAGACTTTATTATCGTCAGTTATAATAATCACATTATCTTTTAAGTTTTTATAGGCAATTATTTTTTCTTTATTTGGTAATAAATCATTAACTAATATTGCTTCTTCTTTATAATAATAGTCCTTGCTTCTATCTACACCCAACTGCCCTACATCATTTTTTCCATATACTTTTAATGTTTTTGTATTCTTATCATAGATAGGACAAACTGTATATCTATCACAATCAGTTTGAGTTGCATTAATACTTGATGCAAACAATACTATCAATACAAAAATAAAAGATATTCCTTTTAATTTCTTCATTTAAAACTTCTCCTTTATATTTTTTTATTCTACAACTAAAGTATATCATGTCAATAATAATCTCTCAATATAAAAAACATGATTTCATTTAAGAAACCATGCTTAATATATTATTTTAAAACCACTTTTAAAACATTATCATTTGAAAGCTTATTTTTTTCAACAAAAACTCTTTCCACAATCTTAGACTGAACCTTTATTGACAAATCTTTTTCATTTTTTAAATTGTATTTATTTTTAAAACTATTAATAACTTGCTTAGTCTTATTACTATAATAACCATCAACTCGATCAATATTATACCCTAGTGCTTTAAGTGCTTTTTGATAACTAATCAATTCTTTTGAAACAGAATCATTTTTAATATTTTTTTCAAAACTATATTCATACTCCATAGCCTTAAATATATTAGATTCATTGATGCTTGTTGTTGGTTTAATACCCTTTTGATTAATAGAATTACCCTTTGGTGTTAACCATTCAGCATTCGTATATTTTAGATAACCACCATCATCATATTCAAAGTAATTTTGCATAATTCCTTTTCCAAAAGTTGTTTGACCATAGATTTCAATATTTAAATTTTCATTTAAACAAGCCGTCAATGCTTCACTTGCACTTGCACTATTTCCATTAACTAAAATAACATAATTATTTTTATATTGTTTATCATCAATAGTTTTATAATGTTGAACATTCTTGCTTTTATCTTTAGTACTTAAAATTATTTTATCACTAGG
This genomic window from Bacilli bacterium PM5-9 contains:
- a CDS encoding two-component system response regulator VanR (product_source=KO:K18344; cath_funfam=1.10.10.10,3.40.50.2300; cog=COG0745; ko=KO:K18344; pfam=PF00072,PF00486; smart=SM00448; superfamily=52172) — protein: MKKILVVEDDKTIQDIIYELLKEQGYDVDKANNGKEGYDCFLKKEYDLIISDVMMDILDGHQMVKLIRAKNKNVKILMLTALSEEYDEIKGFDLGVDDYISKPFSFNILLKRVEALLKRELRSDSNMLVIDNIKLLIAEHEVLVDDVSVDLTLKEFEILKILLSNINKVITREHLLDEVWGYSYYGDTRVIDTHIKNIRKKTKIEKIKTVTGIGYKLEK
- a CDS encoding diacylglycerol kinase (ATP) (product_source=KO:K07029; cath_funfam=3.40.50.10330; cog=COG1597; ko=KO:K07029; pfam=PF00781; superfamily=111331; tigrfam=TIGR00147) gives rise to the protein MLNALIVVNSKNKKTHFYNHLADVCQALSRKNYSIKISFTKKPNDISNILADVEQIDLIVVAGGDGTMNEVVNALSKTEHKVKIMYFPTGTVNDFGTSLKIPHNFKKQLQLLNKHTTMMVDSGKVNEYYFNYICAFGAFTRASYTTPHWEKNKYGKLAYYRHLIDEIPALSKSYELDIDVDGEKINGNFSYALIINSTSVAGFRHFLKNDSMNDGYFNLLLVTKANAKVFKKAIKYLIKGMSDNIDDDHYILRKFKKLTINTDDKISWTIDGEKGPVGSIEVEVIKHNLEIICP
- a CDS encoding hypothetical protein (product_source=Hypo-rule applied; cleavage_site_network=SignalP-noTM; superfamily=50985; transmembrane_helix_parts=Inside_1_6,TMhelix_7_26,Outside_27_381), giving the protein MKKLKGISFIFVLIVLFASSINATQTDCDRYTVCPIYDKNTKTLKVYGKNDVGQLGVDRSKDYYYKEEAILVNDLLPNKEKIIAYKNLKDNVIIITDDNKVYVSGNNNFGQVGRSSVKNIDEFQLVSYLSKYKIINVNADLDNKYNAKKITYIIRNKSEDNIEYIDINSNQKFVYVYTNMVIKDKKTYDYEYTYNVNNNYLFKKNNTITSNVNPAYKGFKNKVKKTNYKEIHDKLSKKLTYKRINKSFANTKNSKSSWDWTTWSVTTYYYKAKYNKDNKLTYRVIKKKNSNNKLTYNAYYKIVDNKIVKKLTKNKYYNNSNIFGNKNIKSKIVYTWNSAGQLKSNKNGKAYKVVTKYNKNGKKVSKVKYKYNAKGKAKKVK
- a CDS encoding DNA-binding response OmpR family regulator (product_source=COG0745; cath_funfam=3.40.50.2300; cog=COG0745; pfam=PF00072; smart=SM00448; superfamily=52172); translation: MKKILVVEDDKAINNIICETLKDASYLVDSASDGLEAMLLFMENKYDLVISDIMMPHMDGYELIEKIRQENKYVNIIILSALDEEYDEIKGFDLNIDDYIAKPFSSRLLVKRVEALFRKQDNNKIKNELLDIIKG